A region from the Ammospiza caudacuta isolate bAmmCau1 chromosome 4, bAmmCau1.pri, whole genome shotgun sequence genome encodes:
- the APBB2 gene encoding amyloid beta precursor protein binding family B member 2 isoform X7: MAERKNAKAMACSSLQDRTNVTLDVPLQVDFPTPKTELVQKFHVQYLGMLPVAKPVGMDTLNSAIESLMASSSKDDWLPVTMNVADATVTVINETNEEEVMVECRVRFLSFMGVGKDIHTFAFIMDTGNQHFECHVFWCEPNAGNVSEAVQAACMLRYQKCLVARPPSHKVRPPPPPADSVTRRVTTNVKRGVLSLIDTLKQKRPVPEMP; this comes from the exons ATGGCTGAACGGAAAAATGCTAAAGCTATGGCTTGCAGCTCGTTGCAAGACAGGACAAATGTCACCCTTGATGTTCCTCTGCAAG TAGATTTCCCAACACCAAAGACAGAACTGGTACAGAAGTTTCACGTCCAGTACCTGGGCATGCTACCTGTAGCAAAACCTGTGG gAATGGATACTCTGAACAGTGCCATTGAAAGTCTAATGGCTTCCTCTAGCAAAGATGACTGGTTGCCAGTTACCATGAACGTTGCTGATGCTACTGTCACAGTCATCAATGAAACA AATGAAGAGGAGGTGATGGTGGAGTGTCGTGTGCGGTTCCTGTCCTTCATGGGGGTGGGCAAGGACATCCACACCTTCGCCTTCATCATGGACACGGGAAACCAGCACTTTGAGTGCCACGTGTTTTGGTGTGAACCTAATGCAGGCAATGTATCAGAAGCTGTTCAGGCTGCTTGTATG CTGCGGTATCAGAAGTGCTTGGTAGCCAGACCTCCCTCACACAAAgtccggccgccgccgccgcccgcagACTCGGTGACCAGGAGAGTCACCACCAACGTGAAAAGAGGAGTCTTGTCCCTCATTGACACTTTGAAACAGAAGCGCCCGGTGCCCGAGATGCCATAG